ggatgcatgaaattgaagaccaaaggaggctaggaatctgctaTAGATATGGTAGAAATTAAGTCAAGATTTGGAAGTAAAGAAATCAACcgcaaagaaggaaacatgagtcaaacttccttattttgacctTGTTTCCCTAAATTTTTCCTACATAAGTTCCAGCTGCCAAAGACggtccctaattaatttaggacacttaaatacaaGTTCTAAAAGCCTTAATCCCAGCCAAAGGGGGATGCCGCACCCACcttaccctttttccttccttgccgtgcaagggaaacCACATTCCTTTTCCTATTCTTCTTTGCCGCAAGTTTCCTATCCCTTTTCCCTTGGGATTTTGactttaattctccttttccttgaggatttggggtccaattctttcctaaaccatttaattaaagttaagaTCCTTCTTCTCAAATATATACTATTTGTTGCACCCATACACACATCTATTCACTCACATACACAACCAGCCATCATACATCCTTCTACACATCATCCAGCAACCTTCATCACCTCCCATACACCATTCCACACTTCTTCTTCCACCATATCTCCCTGCCATTCATCTATCCTTCACCCTAACACATTATAACCCACTTTTCACACCGTAAaacctttgtgccgcagcatagcaaggaagaaggagaggagaagcagccttggacgtttttgcattcaagttggattgttggaacgtttttaggtgtaatctatcttttattttcaatgtttaatttaagttttcttttttttgctgtgaacatgagaggctaaacttgttttagctaggggaaactttgaaaccatgattatatttgtgatatgaattgattaattccaattgtgatttcataaattgtgaatgcaatttacttaaccgtttgattaagaacttattcttgtatattgattaaggaggcctacttagtttgcatgcttgaatttgatgctagaatataagggagtttcacataatcgttacaaacttatattcacaagtagtaaaggttgcttgtcacaatcatgttaagttaaattcctggcatgagtatcatgatgtcatagttacgaatgtcttgtcaatacttatggttttcacaaagcttaatgatctttgattgtatctctattatgcttttcatgtagggaacttttgaagaataacTTGGGTTGACGATGCGTATCctatccaattcaatgatttaaggaaaatctgagggttaattagtgatatcactgttaatctggggtgttgaggttcatggtttattgaaaaagcaattggaaatcaatttgtgttcaaatgtgtcatgtgtagaaaagaatcctctagctagctaatcatccatccatttacccaaattcgtccaaactttgtttaagtctttaagttacttgtttttactttaaattcatcaaaaaacccaatcccctttactttgttgtgtcaaattagttagaatctgtcttattgtgtgtttttaagtgttttgagtcaaaactaattcaattttcgtccaaagtaagtcctacagtctagtttgagtctatttgattgttttgtgttgttttgagtcatataagtttagttaagagtctttgagtttatttaagtgtttttaagcctagttttgtatctttgagtcagtttttattagattagcaatccctcctaatccccaacctagaacgatccctacttacatctttactcgAACATTATCTAAACTCATCTCCATCTGCATAAGGAGTTCTTATCCTATTCTAAATCCTTCCTATCTGAATTTAGGAGTCCTAAAACAATGATAAGAACTAATCATTTTCCTCCATAAACAATGTTGTGTATCTGCCCTATAAATGCACACCTTTGCCGCAAAACAGAGGGGGGGAGGGAGTTTTACAGAGAAAAATATAGAGGAATAAACACATGGTGCTGCAGCTGGCAAGGAATGAGAGCTTTGAGCCGTGCCTACCATCCAAGGCCTTTGGATtgctggagcgtttctaggtgtattctgtCTTTAGTTTTTActtcaatgtttgttttaatttggattTCAGTTATGAtagacatgtggaactaatttcgttttagctagaggtgaattcaaagccatgaacatatgtgtgatatgaattgattacatccagttattgtttcataaatcgtgaatgcaatttacttatctgtttgattgataacttattcttttaTGTTAATTAAGGatgcctacttagtttgcatgcatgaatttgatgctagaatataagggaatttcacctaatagttatgaacttatatttataagtagtggaaatcactagtcatgattgtgttaagtaaattcctggcaggagtatctgcttttcatagttacgaatgccatgtcaatgcttatgattttcttagaacttaatgatatttgatatgtatctctatcatgcattccatatagggaacttgataagaataatttgattgcgttgctgagtccaatttaatgaatttaggaaaatcttatggttaatttgtgcagttcacggttaacttagggtattgtcattcatggtttataggaataataactggaaatcgatttgtgttgcatatgtgtcatgtgtggagaaagaccctctagctagccttttaCCCCCTTCATTCACCCCAATTTAGTatcaattattttgtttttttgctagttacttagttttagttttaaatttcatCCAAGCCAAACCCCCCGCCATTGTGTCATGttagtttagttttaaaattcGTTCAAACCCGTCCCCtgttagtattttgagtcaagttaagtccagaattcatccaaatcaccctttagttcCTGTTTCGAGTCAATGAgtcaatttgtttattttactctgttttaagtcagttttgagtcattagaatctagttttgtgtttaagtcaatttgtgttgattagcatcccttctaatccccggcctagaatgatccctacttacatatactacaattgtctaaaaagggtttaatttgtgtgttagtttttaCCGCATCATTATGCAAAAGGAGTAGGGCAACACCAGCCTCTGTGGTGACATGAACACCACATCTACCCCCGCTCCATCTGATCATGCTGACCCGTcaaagaacatcgtccatgcaGGGAAGAGAACGGCATAGAACACTTGTTCGTCTGGCAGGTCATCTAAAATTTCCCAATCAGCCAaaattgatgtgataaataatagcactcaaattaaaccctctttttgacaattgtagtaaagatataagtagggatcgttctaggccggggattaggagggatcgctaatctaatgaaaactaactcaaagatacaaaaatatgcttaaaaacacttaaacaaactcaaagactcttaactaaacttatatgactcaaaacaaactcaaaagactcaaaacaacacaaaacaatcaaatagactcaaactagactctaggacttaatttggacgaaaatagaaatggttttgactcaaaacacttaaaaacacacaataggacagatttgacacaacaaagtaaaggggattgggattttgacgaatttaagataaaaacaagtaactaaaagacttaaacaaggaacacaaattgatttccagttgctttttcgataaactatgaacctcaacaccccagattaaccatgacatcgctaattaaccctcagattctcctttagttattggattggatgacatcattcgacaacccaaagcattcttcaaaagttccctacatgacatcataatagagatacaatcaaagatcattacgttctatgaaaatcataagtattgacaaagcattcgtaactatgacatcatgatactcatgctaggaatttacttaacatgattgtgaaaacaaccttaactacttgtgaatataagtttgtaacgattatatGAGACTCCCTTATATTcaagcaccaaattcaagcatgcaaattaagtaggcctccctaatcaacatacaagaatgagttatccatcaaacggttaagtaaattgcattcacaatttatgaaatcacaactggaattaatcaattcatattgcaaacataatcatggtttcaaagcctcccctagctaaaacgggTTTAGcccctcatgttcacaacaaaacaaagaaaacttgaattaaacattgaaaacaaaagatagattacacctaaaaacgttccaacactccaacttgaatgcaaaacgTCCAagccttcttcttctcttcttcttgcttgctatgctgcagcacaaggggtttaGGAGTGATTTTGGATGTATTTCTAGGTTAggaatggatttaggttggtagggGAGTGCGGCAAGGGATAGGAatggtgtatggatgtttggttgaaggtatgaaagtatGGGAGTGGTGGAGAATGGATGAATAGCTGCGGCAAAGGGTGGTGGATTGTGTGAAGGATGGCAAATTGTGTGAGTGAGTGAATAGGGTTCTCAATGGGTGCGGCAAAGGCTATTTCTTTGAGGGAAAGGATCTTAACtcttattacatagtttaggaaagatTTAGACCCCAATTCCATAAGGAAAAGGAGACTTAAAATCAGAAATCCAAAGGGAAAAAGGGAAGGAATATGCGGCAAGGAAGGATAGGAAAAGTAATGTGATTTAAGGCTGAAATTAGACAAGGATTTAAGATAGAATAGGGATGTAAGGTGCGGCATTAACTAAGGTGAAAGAGGAATGTGATATTGTGACACAAAATAGGGAATAAGCACTCCCTTTGCACGGCAAGGGCAATAAGGGTGCAAggaaggtttagtttgtgtcctaaaatgcataagagtcctcaatgttgctggaacttaggggcttttaggattaggaaaggtcaaaccaaaataggaaaccttggcttaactttcctacttcaagtaggaaaccttctttgactaggaatccttctttgattaggaatccttctttgattaggaatcctaacatctttaggtcttcaatttcatccattccttttgctccaagcatatgctatccattccaagtccaattttgctccaaaatgcaccttcttgctactttagccatatagacctacaaacacacgaaaatagcttaaaatactaaaataactatgaactaacaacataattGTAAgcaaacaagctaactaagtcgcctaaatgtgctcctatcagaaatcaagtggtctaTTAAGAAGTCTACTAGAGCTTGTCCTTTGACGGCCTTTACTGGGATGTAAATGAcctcatattgattaagaagcaacgCCCATTTGACCAATCGCCTTGTCAAGACTGGCTTCGACATGACATACTTAACGGGGTCGGCCAATGCGATTAGGTGTATGGTGTATGCATGCATGTAATGCCTTAGTTTTTGGATGGCGAATACAAGAGCAAGACACATATTATCCATCGAGGGGTAGTTTAGTTCGGTACCAGTGAAAGTCCGACTAAGGTAGTAGAGTGCTCTTTCCTTCTGGATTCATTCTCTTGTTTATGACAATAACACTTGAGTCACTTACAAAAGCTTGACATGAGATATACTTCAAAGAATACGCAAAATGTACATGAAAATGAGtagtaaatatataaaaaggaaTATTTTGTCCTAAGGACCCTTGGGTGGCTTGTGAGCCACTTGTACATTTGTGCTCCTTGTAATCACCACCATCTTTTATGATGTCCTCCACGTGCAAGGGAAAAATGTGGCCCAATCATATCTCTTGTAGTTACGATGGAGATATAaacaaaatttctcaaacccATCAAACAAAGCAGAGACACACTCTTGTTGGAGCTGCTTTGTCGTTTAGGACTAGTTCATCATACGCTTTCAGCTATGTATTTGGCGTTTGTAGTTGGCAGATTTGTACGGCACCTTGTTCAGCTTTTGTTGTAACGCAACCAATGTGGTCTCATGTTCGTGACACAATTGATGCCACACAGTTATTGACCATGAGTAATTTTTGAAAGCTTGTGCAATTTGATCGATCGGATTATCAGAATCAGCCTCACTCCATCAAAAATCTATGGTTTCCATGGTTGCGAAGTAAGTGTTGGGACTTGTATTGTGCTTGGCTTGTATTTATAATAGATGAATTTGGATGTCATTAGATTATCTACACTAGCAAAAATCTGCATGGACATGATAAATATATGACAGTCTGTTGTAGGTATATTCAGTTCGTATACGGTTTACAACCAATTGGTTCCAAATTTCGACGAAATCCTTAGCCTTTTTCTACAACTACATTAAGGTTGTGTTGTGGTTGCTAGAAATTATTCAGTTTGTAATGGGGTGTGACATTTGACGATTTTCGTTGTGTGTTGATTTATGAGTAGTTATGAATATTTGTGTCTGGTCTACTGCAGTCTTGTTAGTTAGGTCTTTCATAGTCACCATTGACACAAAATCTGACAAGTACACAGAAACATGTCACCACTCTCACAAGCAATCTTAAACATTGTTTGAACATTTGAGAACCAAAAACTATGTTATCATCCAACAACCACATCAAATGTTAAAGACATTCTACACACATTTGTGTTCCAAAAAACATGTACTTATCCCACTCCCGCATCCAATCTTACAGACATTCTACAAAGAATTGAGAACCGAAAAACATGTACTAATCAAACTTCCTCGTTGGTGAGCTTGGAAAGTAACTTTGGGATTGGTTGCTGGATTTGGATAGGGAAGGAAGTTTCAAGTGCCAGAAGGAACCTCGGAAGCTTTCACACGATTAACCTCCTCAAAGAAACGCTTGCtcgttttcttttaaataaaaagaaaagaaaaatataaccaCTTGCACTAATTCTTTTAAATGGCATTTTTTGTGCCAACCGTGCCAAAGAAAAGTAACCTGGAACGTCCGGCTAGGTCGAGACCATGCACAATCACGTTGCCCCTATACTAGATTTTGCAGAGTTATATTTTCCATTACAAAGCATACCGCCCGACAGCCCATCAATAATACACAAGTCGAAGAAAGCAAACAATATTCAGTGAAATATATATCCACcttagtttccaaaaaaaaaaaatatatatatatatccacctCAAAACCCAACCCCCGAGTCAACTTATGACAAACAAAATAAGACACCGCTATAGTTCCTGCAACATACAGCACTCAGCAATGACACGAAACTGGTCAAAATCAATCCTACACATCCAATCTCATACACGAAAagtaaaacaagaaaatatatatagaagTTTACGATGAAATGAGCAGCAGGCAGTTGAAAGCTGTGTTTCAAGGATGCAAAAATTCCAGCAGAAGGAAATTTCACCGGGGCTTTTTCCTTCAAGACTCCGGAGCCGGTGCTGGTGGCTTCAGAAGCGGTTGAAGAGCCTTCACAACAATGCTCATATTTGGCCGGAACTCAGCTTCATATTGCACACACAATGCTGCAACAGCTGCCAGCtgcatcaacaaaacaaaaactgcaCATTCAGTTGCTAATTCTATAAATAAgcaaaaagccaaaaaataccGAGCACACCACTAAACATGTAAGATGCATTCGGGCAGGCAGGTGGAGCGTGCATATGGTTGTGGGAATGTGTGTGCTTAGAGAGAGTTTGTGTGTAGGCGTATATGGACGTGGGGAGGAACGAAGGATACAAAGAGCGTGTGTGCTcagagaagagggagagagaaaccTTAGCGACACCCTTAGGAGGATACTCCTTTAGCTTTGGATCAACACATTGTTTAACTTTGTCTTCGCTCAATCTTGGAGTAGCCTAAAGAAAAAAAGGCTAAATGTCAGGTAAAATTAAGTCCAACAGAGAATTGGTAAAGCATCAAAGGAAATGTTGTTCGAAGAAAAGCAAGTATATAGACTTGCCCAAGTAACAAGACTCTGCTGTCCACGAGGCATTGTATGATCAACAGGTTTCCTCCCAGTCAGTAGTTCTAGTAGAACCACTCCAAAGCTGTACACGTCACTCTTCTGTGTCAATTGACCAGTCATTGCATACCTGCGGAATAGTTTTgctaattcaaattaattttgatcTATTAACTATTTACACTTCACAAAGACTGAAAAAGAAAACTGAAGTAAATGATATAGGGATGATTCGAAATAGGATATATTATTAAAGGTGCTTctgcaagaagaaaaaaagcaaTTTCTTGAGGAAGCAATTACTTGACTGATGCCTCTGATATAATAAATATAAGATATTCAACTACCTAAACTACTCCTCAATAATAATATGATCCAATGAGAGCAACTATGATCATATGCATTTGAGTCATGGACATGTCTCTACCAGTCTGGATCTGGCACAGTTCCCGTCGAACACAATCCTATACTAATTAAAGATTATAGAATATTCATCCAAACTGCCACTAATTGTGGTGGCAAAGGTTATCTGAAAAGTTCTTATTGCATCTCTTTAGTTATGAACTGCTTGTCCATATATAGcactttccttttctttgatTAAACTTAACTTCTTCTCAAGAAAAcaagagagaaaataatattaagaGGAAGGAGTGCTTTCAGATAAAAGTGAAGTAGCAGTCGACCAAACTAAAATGCACTCATAACAGCATGCTGCGAAAACTTGAAAACAAAGACTGAAACAACAAACCCAACAAAAGGAAAAAGCAAGGGACcataaattatatgaaaataacCATATAATTGTGAAGGTTTCAGAGCCATACTCTGGGGCATGATAACCAAATGTTCCCAAAACTCGAGTAGAATGAAGACGAGCAGCCATATCAGGAGCCTGATTTGACAGATTAAAATCTGCTATCTTGGCTTTAAAATCTTCAAAGAGAAGCACATTGCTAGATCTTATATCTCTGTGTATGATAGCAGGTTGAACCTTCTCGTGTAAGTATTCTAACCCCCTAGCTGCATAAACTGCAATTTTTACCCGCTGCATCCAGTCTAGTGTAGGGCCAGGTTGAGCCCCTTGAACTCCCTTTCTACCTATAATTGCACTTACATTCAAATTAATGTATTCTAGTTTCTacaagaaaaattcaaatcaagtgaagatgaattataaattaaaaaggcAAGATGGTTTTACAAACCATGTAATATGTCGTGTAGAGATCCCATGGTTGCAAACTCATAAGCCAAAACACGCAGACTTCCATCAACGCAGTAACCAAGCAACTCAACAAGATTTTCGTGCTTCAGTCTTGAAACCATGGAAACCTTTAGTAAAATATGTCAAGATGCAGTTAGATACGGTAAGAAACAAGTAGTCACATATCACATAACTAAATTGCGATACAAGTATACTTCAAATGACAGAGTTGCAGACAGACCTGGGTCAAAAACTCAACATTTGTCTCAGGTTCAGAGGCAACATCAAGCTTCTTCACGGCCACAGCTTTACCATCATTCAAGCTTGCATAATATACTCTCCCATACGAACCTTCACCGATCAATGATTTGGATCCAAAATTGTCAGTCTTCTCTTTTAGCTCCTCCACAGATAATTGAGGCACTTCAATAGGTGGAGCAGCCTTCTGTACTTCAGATTTTACAGGAGCTGACACCTTAGATCCCTTTTGGTTCCCTAAACATGCaggaatgatgaagaaaagtaaGTGAAAAGTTAAAGGAAACACACAAAAcgagaaagaaaatgaaagattcCGAATGATCCACTAATATTTAAATAacgaaagaaataaaataaggacCCTACAAACTAGTAAAAACTTTAAACAATTACGGAAATTAATAGAAATCAAGTTACAATATTTTTCTAAAGATAACCATATGTTTTATAAGGCATGTCCttctattgaattttttttcagtaATTCAACAGTAGCTTCAAAATTAAactacaaataataataaaatacgtTCATACTCTTTAACTCATGCTCATGCATATGTTAGACCATTATAAAAGATCATAGAAAACAAGTTATATAAAATAGAAATAGAAAAGAATCATATGTTAAATAAAGAGACCCTTCCATTTGTTCCATTACTTTCCTAGcagttaaaaaaaacaattaaaatattgaacttatttcaaaaatttctaaatataaaaatttctcATACAAGAAGATATTCGAAGGATCCATCTTAAAATGGAACATCAATAACTCCTCAGATTCTCCTTCACGAAGCTAGTTAAATAAGGGCCCCTTTGGAAATGCTTCTCTAGACTGCACTCCTGTAAGTGCTTTTACTGAAAGAGCTTTTATTAGATACCcattgaatttttaataaaaaaccatggTTCTTTTGTAATCAAAAGCAGTTTTAGCCATCCTAAGAACACTTATAAACAGGCCCCAAAACTTGCTTGACGAGGA
This Pyrus communis chromosome 6, drPyrComm1.1, whole genome shotgun sequence DNA region includes the following protein-coding sequences:
- the LOC137736827 gene encoding PTI1-like tyrosine-protein kinase 1 isoform X1 yields the protein MDAADCRRRGLVAHAPPPGYFVRLEDTSAEDDLYLRKKVRMRRWLCCTCHVEESYPSNENEHLKSPKHYADGNQKGSKVSAPVKSEVQKAAPPIEVPQLSVEELKEKTDNFGSKSLIGEGSYGRVYYASLNDGKAVAVKKLDVASEPETNVEFLTQVSMVSRLKHENLVELLGYCVDGSLRVLAYEFATMGSLHDILHGRKGVQGAQPGPTLDWMQRVKIAVYAARGLEYLHEKVQPAIIHRDIRSSNVLLFEDFKAKIADFNLSNQAPDMAARLHSTRVLGTFGYHAPEYAMTGQLTQKSDVYSFGVVLLELLTGRKPVDHTMPRGQQSLVTWATPRLSEDKVKQCVDPKLKEYPPKGVAKLAAVAALCVQYEAEFRPNMSIVVKALQPLLKPPAPAPES
- the LOC137736827 gene encoding PTI1-like tyrosine-protein kinase 2 isoform X2, which codes for MRRWLCCTCHVEESYPSNENEHLKSPKHYADGNQKGSKVSAPVKSEVQKAAPPIEVPQLSVEELKEKTDNFGSKSLIGEGSYGRVYYASLNDGKAVAVKKLDVASEPETNVEFLTQVSMVSRLKHENLVELLGYCVDGSLRVLAYEFATMGSLHDILHGRKGVQGAQPGPTLDWMQRVKIAVYAARGLEYLHEKVQPAIIHRDIRSSNVLLFEDFKAKIADFNLSNQAPDMAARLHSTRVLGTFGYHAPEYAMTGQLTQKSDVYSFGVVLLELLTGRKPVDHTMPRGQQSLVTWATPRLSEDKVKQCVDPKLKEYPPKGVAKLAAVAALCVQYEAEFRPNMSIVVKALQPLLKPPAPAPES